One Oncorhynchus mykiss isolate Arlee chromosome 9, USDA_OmykA_1.1, whole genome shotgun sequence genomic window, acagttgatgttgagatgtgtctgttacataaACTCTGtggagcatttatttggtctgcaatttctgaggctggtacctcTGCAGCAGCGGTAACTCTAGATCTTCATTTCCAGTGCCGGTCCttatgagagacagtttcatcatagcacttgatggtttttgcgactgcacttgaatacaTTTTTCGTattgactgtcatttctctttgcttatttgagctgttcctgccataataAGGACTTGTTTTTTCACCAAATaggcctatcttctgtataccacccctaccatgtcacaacacaactgattggctcaaacttattaagaaggaaagaaataccacaaatgaacttttaacaaggcacatttgttaattgaattgcattcAAGGTTaaaacctcatgaagctggttgagagaattccaagagtgtgcaacgctgtcagcaaggcaaaggatggctactttgaagaatctcaaatataaacagtattttgatttgtttaacgcttttttggatcctacatgattccatatgtgctatttcacagttttgatgtcttcactattattctacaatgtagtacatagtacaaataaagaaaaaccgttgaatgagtaggtgtgtccaaactttgactggtactgtacatgatgCTCTTCTGTGTTCAACCCGACTCTAACAACCCCAAATATCttacaaatattttattttctccTGACTTCAtaaaaatatgaagaaaaaaacagATTTAGTTTGAAACCTCCTACTTCCATTAATCTGTGCTTCTTAAAATTGATTTGTATTCCTTTAAGAATGTCACTCAACTACTACATCAGAACAATATTGTTCTACTGTACTTTTTAATAGGTATTGTATTTGCCAATGGAGATTCATGGAAAGAGATGAGACGCTTTGCCCTGACAAATCTTAGGGACTTTGGTATGGGCAAGAAAGCGAGCGAAGAGAAGATCATTGAGGAAGTTCACTATTTGATTGAAGTGTTTGAAGAACACAAGGGTAAAGTTCTTATATCAATAACACAATCAAAATAAGTCTTCATTTTCTCAGTTTTTCTCATTTCAGTTCTGTTTTTTGCTCTTTGTCACAGGTAAAGCATTTGACACAACCCAGGCAATGAATTACGCTGTCTCCAACATCATCTGCAGCATTGTGTACGGCAGCAGGTTTGACTACTCTGATCCACGGTTCCGACGCTCGGTGGATCAAGCCAATGAGTCCATCCGACTCGGAGGATCTATTTCAATACAGGTACGATACCGTGCTAATCATGTTTACTTTGAGAACAATGACAGACACACTACATTAAATTAGTCCAAGTATAATATATACAGACAAAATAGAAGCTAATTTTAGCTTTTTATTTAAAGTTGTACAACATGTTCCCATGGTTGGGGCCCTTGCTGAAGAACAAGACACTTATCTTGAAAAATATTGCAGACAACAAGGGGGAGATGAAGGAGCTGGTGAGGGGGCTGAAGGAGACTCTCAACCCGCAGATGTGTAGAGGCTTTGTGGACTCGTTCCTTGTCCGAAAACAGACCCTGGAGGTATAAAGCGTTATTGCAGTTATAAGCATGTCATTTCTTGGAGTGAATAACTAGGGGGTCCAGGGGGAGATGATTTAGAAATAACTGCTATTGTTAACTGAAACATGTTTGTTTATGTATTAAAAGGAATCAGGCAACATGAACTCTCATTACCACACTGAGAATCTCATACAGACTGTGGCCAACCTGTTTGCTGCTGGTACCGACACCACGGGGACAACCCTGCGCTGGGGTCTGCTGCTCATGGCCAAGTACCCCGATATACAGGGTAAGGGTTGATACTCACACACTCACCTGACAAACACACCTCATACagcacatttggaaagtattcagaccccttcactttttccaccttttggtactttacagccttattataaaattgattaaattgtttttatttctcatcaatctacacacaataccccataatcacaaagcaagaacaagtttttagaaatttttgcaaaaaactgaaatatcacagaCTAtgctctgtactttgttgaagcacctttggcagcggctacagccttgagtcttcttgggtatgacgctacaagcttggcacacctgtattttgggagtttctcccattcttctctgcagatcctctcaagctctgtcaggttggatggggagcgtcggtgcacagctattttcaggtctctccagagatgttctatcggCCTCAAGtgcaggctctggctgggccaatcaaggactttcagagacttgtcgcGGAGCCAcatctgcattgtcttggctgtctgctttgggccgttgtcctgttggaaggtgaacctttgcccccagtctgaggtcctgagcactctggagcaggtttccatcaaggatctctctgtactttgctccattcatctttgcctcgatcctgactaatttCCCTGCCGctcaaaaacatccccacagcatggcgctgccaccaccatgcttcactgtagggatggttgtggccaggtgatgagaggtgtttgttttcctccagacgtgacacttcgcattcaggccaaagagttattggtttcatcagaccggagaatcttgtttctcatggtctgaaagtcctttaggtgcatttttggcaaactccaagcaggctgtcatgtgccttttacagaggagtggcttccgtctggccattctaccttAAAGACCgaattggtggagtgttgcagatatggttgtccttctggaacgttctcccatctacacagaggtactctggagctctgtcagagtgaccatcagttcttggtcacctccctgacaattcctttaacctcatggcttggtatttgctctgacatgcaatgtcatctgtggaaccttatatatatacaggtgtgtgcctttccaaattatgtaaatttaattgaatttaccacaggtggactccaatcaagttgtaaaaacatctcaagggtgaaacaggatgcacctgagctcaattgcaagtctcatagtaaagggtctgattacttatataaatgatgtatttctgttttgtttttttatacatttacaaaaaaatctataaacctgttttcactttgtcattatagggtattgtgtgtagattgtggaCATTGAGGAAATgtctttatttaatcaattttagaataaggctgtaatgtaacaaaatgtggaaaaagttagggggtctgaatactttccgaatgcactgtatatccacaactCAATCTCTTATAGCTCACTTGCATAATGTGTGCAAACTCCTCTATCTGTATTCTGTCTCTAAATGTCGTCTGTCACCAGCAGCATCATATTAAAGTTCTGATTATCTGTAAATGcacttggcaaataaaggtgattctgatttGAAGGACCTTTGTAGAGAAAGTGTATGATTGCAGTTATGTAAGACAATTACGGTTTTACCCGCTGTAAACATTGGCAAATGTCCCACCTGAAGCACAGGTCTTTGAATTGAATCCAAGTGAATTAACAGATACAGACTGAAGATCATTCAGATTTTATAGTAACTTtatccctcctcttccttttTATTCCAGACCGGGTCCAAGAGGAGATAAGCAGAGTCATAGGAAGTCGTCAGGCCTTGGTAGAGGACAGGAAGAACCTGCCCTACACTGATGCAGTGATCCATGAGACCCAAAGACTGGCCAACATTGTACCCATGTCCATCCCTCACACCACCAGCCAAGACGTCACCTTCCAGGGATACTTCATCAAAAAGGGGactgatgttttttttattttttttggggcggcagggtagcctagtggttagagcgttggactagtaaccggaaggttgcgagttcaaacccccgagctgacaaggtacaaatctgtcgttctgcccctgaacaggcagttaacccactgttcccaggccgtcattgaaaataagaatttgttcttaactgacttgcctggttaaataaaggtaaaataaaaaaaaaaaaaaaaaaaaaaaatctgatatcATTCTATGGTGGTCAATTAACTAAATCTGATATCATTCTATGGTGGTCAATTAACTAAATCTGATATCATTCTATGGTGGTCAATTAACTAAATCTGATATCATTCTATGGTGGTCAATTAACTAAATCTGATATCATTCTATGGTGGTCAATTAATTAAATCTGATATCATTCTATGGTGGTCAATTAACTAAATCTGATATCATTCTATGGTGGTCAATTAACTAAATCTGATATCATTCTATGTTGGTCAATTAACACATTTTGATATCCTTCTATGTTGGTCAATTAACTAATTCTGATATAATTATATGGTGCTCAATTAACTAAATCTGATATCCTCATTGTTTTGGCTCAAAGAGAGTTGAGGGGATGGAAATTACATTGAAGCAATGTGGAATAGAccttgaattgacgtctgtgggAATATTGATATTTGTCAATTATAGGAACCTATAGTTACACATCTATTGTCTTCATTTTgtcttcatcttcctcttccaGGTCGTAGGGTGTGTCTTGGAGAGAGTCTAGCCAGGATGGAGCTCTTCCTTTTTTATTGTCCTCATGCtgtcttcctcatcttcctctttcaGGTCGTAGGGTGTGTCTAGGAGAGAGTTTGGCCAGGATGGAGCTCTTCCTTTTCTATTGTCCTCATGCtgtcttcctcatcttcctcttccaGGTCGTAGGGTGTGTCTAGGAGAGAGTCTGGCCAGGATGGAGCTCTTCCTTTTTTATTGTCCTCATGCtgtcttcctcatcttcctctttcaGGTCGTAGGGTGTGTCTAGGAGAGAGTCTGGCCAGGATGGAGCTCTTCCTTTTCTATTGTCCTCATGCtgtcttcctcatcttcctcttccaGGTCGTAGGGTGTGTCTAGGAGAGAGTCTGGCCAGGATGGAGCTCTTCCTTTTCTATTGTCCTCATGCtgtcttcctcatcttcctctttcaGGTCGTAGGGTGTGTCTAGGAGAGAGTCTGGCCAGGATGGAGCTCTTCCTTTTTTATTGTCCTCATGCtgtcttcctcatcttcctcttccaGGTCGTAGGGTGTGTCTAGGAGAGAGTCTGGCCAGGATGGAGCTCTTCCTTTTCTTCACCTCCCTCCTGCAGCACttttgtttctctcctcctcccgggGTAAGAGAGGAGGATCTGGACCTCACACCATCCCTGGGGTTCACCCTCAGTCCTTCACCTCACCAGTTGTGTGCTGTGAGCAGGGTCTGAGATGAAAGTCTGGGTCCAATGTATATTACACACTAAACTCTCAACTTTAGACAAACATACTGCAGGAATATGCTGAAAAACTATTTTGTCACTGCCCATGGACATGAATGATATGAATATATACCTGGCTACAGGGATTTGAGGTTTAAAGTTGATTGGACCAAAATGAACTGAAGCAGCTTTTGTAAACCATTCAGAGGGGTTTTGCAGTCCTAGATGCTGACACCTTTATGATGTCTGGGGGCATTCGTTTAAAACCACAATGTTGATCTAGAGACATACACTCAAACAACCGTTTAGGGATACCCTAGGTGGGGTCCTCAGTAAAATGTCAATGTCCGCAGGAAGTGTACGTTATGATTGAGAGACCAAACTTGGACGTTAGGATTCTTAGACTGCAAGTGCCCTTATCCCCACTGAGGTCCATAGAAGTCATATCCTTACCCACCACTCCAGGGAAAATATTCTTGGTTTGGAATTCAAGAATTCAAGAATACAGTCCTAAGAACAGTCACATTTGTAAAATTGTCATCTAAATGAATAAAAAGTGTAAACTCTAATCTGGTGCCCTCTATACTGCTAGTTGTACAGTCAACACTTGGCACTTTTTTACAGGACAACTGTATGACCTATAGCTCCGTTTTTTTCCACAGGTTCTCCTATGCAAATGTTTAATATTATTTTACTTTTGTGCTGTCATTAATTTATTGAACGACAATACTAAGTGCTAGTAAAGGAAAGGTAGACACATTGGCACTTTTTGAAAGCTTGTCTAAAGATATGAATATAGGTAACTATGTAGATGTATATGCAGATGATTGTTTATGTATCAGTAGTGTCACTTGTCACTTCAATCAGGGACGGTCTGGGGTGGGGTGGCTGAAACAGTGTCAATCACATCCAAACATGAGGAAACCAGGTGTTTGGTGTCGTTCCAGTTGTCCCATTCCGGTCATCACTATGAGCCATCCTACACATCATCATTCTCACGTGAGATATATGTTAACCAGTTTAAATACTTACACACCCGTGCCCCCATCCTTCACTTTCCCCTTATTcaaggataactgtattataatatataaatatatatatgtaatagCTGTATGTTTTTTAAAGTACCTAATCCATTGCTGAGAAAAGAAATGCAATACAAATatcaattaaataaatacatgacAATCTTCTTTATTTCAAATGttatgcactcttagaaaaaagggtgccaaaagggttcttcggctgtccccataggagaaccctttccaATTTCAGGTAGATCtcttgtggaaagagttttacatggaaccaaaaagtgttcttcaaaggGAAGACAGAATAGGTTTGCACATCATTCTTGAGCAGGAGGGGCAAAGTTCTCCCCAaatttgtggtatccaattagtagttacagtcttgtcctatCGCTGCATCTCCCATACGAACtaaggagaggcgaaggttgagagccgtgcatcctccgaaacacatcCCAGCCAAGCCCCACTGTTTCTTGACACATtgccgcttaacccggaagccagccgcaccaatgtgtcggaggaaacaccgtacacctggcaaccgtgtcagcgtgcactgcacccagcccgccgcaggagtcgctagagagcaatgggacaaggaaatctctgcctgccaaaccctctcctaacccggacgacgctgggccaattgtgcgccacctcaagggtctcccagtcacggccagctgtgacacagcctgggatcgaacctgggtctgtagtgacgcctcaagcaatgcaatgcagtgccttagaccgctgcaccactcaggatgCCCCCACAAATTGATTTTAACAAACAATTGGTCCCCCAAAAAATGCGTCCCTCTGTTGAATTTCAAAATCCCCATGTGGCCCATGTGGCCCTCGAGCCATAACGTTTGCCCACCCCTGAGCTAGATGTTATGTTAGAAGACAGTAGTAGGTATGGAAGATGAACCTCGGGGCCATGTCAGAGGGAACTTTTAatggaaaaataataataactttgaATTTACAAGCATATATATGTATGAAATATTTAAATTCCCTTTATGTTCTCTATGTATTTGCAACAACCATTCCTACTACGATTACGTATATCCTCTCCTAGTCTTATCGACTGAGCTCCATTCAGTTTGTTTCTGCAGGTACACTaacgaatcaaatcaaattttatttgccgcatacacatggttagcagatgttagggttagggttagggttagggttagggttagggttaggggggggctcACAGGAGGGGCTATCAGGTCTCCAAGGCCAGGGCTCAGGAGCTAAGCCATGGGTGCAGGAGACACTGGGCAGCATTGGCCCTCCTCTTGGGCTGGAAGTCCAACATGCACAACAGGAAGTCAGAGAACAGAGAGGCCTCCTTCAGCAGGAAGTTGTATTTCTCCACTAGCACCTCATACAAACACCAGGACCGCAGCACCTCGATACGATTCATTTCACCTGGGAGACCACACAACaggagggagaagaaagagagatggcaaaacagagaggagggtgaggaaagagaggaaggaaagaggaggtgaaacagagaggaaggagaggaaagggagaggggggaggagagaggaggtgaaacagagaggaaggagaggaaggagagaggagggtgaggaaagagagaggtgaaacagagaggaaggagaggaaggagagaggagggagaggaaagtgAGGGGAGGtgaaacagagaggaaggagaggaaagagaggagggagaggaaagagaggagagagatgaaagaaagaggaggtgaaagagaggaggagaggatagagagaggtagtAAAACAGAAAGGTGGGAGATgaaaagagggagaggacagagagaagacgaaagtgagaggagggagaggacagagagaggaatgagaggaaggagagaggaggaagaggaaagagagagcaaggagaggaaggagagaggagggagaggtaagagagaggaatgagagaggagggagaggaaagagagaggaaggagaggaaggagagaggagggagaggagggagaggtaagagagaggattgagaagaaagagagaggggggagaggaaagagagaggaaggagaggaaggagagaggagggagaggtaagagagaggaatgagaggaaagagagaggggggagaggaaagagagaggaaggagagaggagggagaggtaagagagaggaatgagagaggagggagaggaaagagagaggaaggagaggaaggagagaggagggagaggagggagaggtaagagagaggaatgagaggaaagagagaggggggagaggaaagagagaggaaggagaggaaggagagaggagggagaggtaagagagaggaatgagaggaaagagagaggggggagaggaaagagagaggaaggagagaggagggagaggtaagagagaggaatgagaggaaagagagaggaaggagaggaaggagagaggagggagaggtaagagagaggaatgagaggaaggagagaggagggagaggaaggagagaggagggagaggaaagagagaggaaggagaggaaagagaggaaggagaggaaagagaggaggttaAGGAAAGCGAGAAGGggtaaaggaaagagagaggagggagaggaaagagaggagggagaggaaagagaggagggagtggaatgagagagaaaggagaggtagaggaaagagaggagggagaggaaagagaggagggagaggaaggagagtagaggtgaaacagagggaggaggggaaagagagaggtgaataGAAGGAAGCTTTTTGACTTGGAGAGAAAAAGTATTTGATGTAGTTTTTTCTTAAATTAAACACAATAATTTGTCACATCAAAAAGTCCTTTCTTTAAGTTCGAATAATTTGACTGTTTTCAATGCAATGTCCTTCACTCACCTCTGCGATTGAAGTACTCCACTGAATATTTCCCAGACAAGGCTACTGCTGCTGGGATTTTGCCAAGGAGTTCAATTATATGAGCGATGTGGTCTGGAGGGAACAGAACCAAAATCCCACTGGATAAAACAACTAAGCAAAAGTCACAAAGTGGACACAATGTTATCTCCATCGAATCCTGTGTCAATATTTTCCACGCCTACCTTCCTCTAAGGAAAAGGTCTTCCCAGCTTTGGGCTCAAACAATGAATCTCCAGTGACCAACTCAAACGCCTAGAATAAAAAGAAGAGAAGTTGAATGGCCAGGAACTATTCTGCAGCGGCACCTACTTAGCTTGGAGAACTGGAAGAGAACTGGAAGAGTAACCTAACAGCAGGAGTTAATGATCCAAGTGAATCAGAGGGCACCGGAGAGATCATGGTTATACTTCAATGAAGCTGCAAACATATGCAGACATACGTTGGTGATGGTGGTTGTATGGTGGTTTTATGGTGGTTGTATGGTGGTTGTATAGTGGTTGTATGGTGGTTGTATGGTGGTTGTATAGTGGTTGTATGGTGGTTGTATGGTGGTTGTATAGTGGTTGTATGGTGGTTGTATGGTGGTTTTATGGTGGTTGTATGGTGGTTGTATAGTGGTTGTATGGTGGTTGTATGGTGGTTGTATAGTGGTTGTATGGTGGTTTTATAGTGGTTGTATGGTGGTTGTATGGTGGTTGTATAGTGGTTGTATAGTGGTTGTATGGTGGTTGTATGGTGGTTTTATGGTGGTTGTATGGTGGTTGTATAGTGGTTGTATGGTGGTTGTATGGTGGTTGTATAGTGGTTGTATGGTGGTTTTATAGTGGTTGTATGGTGGTTGTATGGTGGTTGTATAGTGGTTGTATAGTGGTTGTATGGTGGTTTTATAGTGGTTGTATGGTGGTTGTATGGTGGTTGTATAGTGGTTGTATAGTGGTTGTATAGTGGTTTTATGGCGGTTGTATGGTGGTTGTATGGTGGTTGTATGGTGGTTGTATGGTGGTTGTATGGTGGTTGTATGGTGGTTGTATAGTGGTTGTATGGTGGTTTTATGGTGGTTGTATAGTGGTTGTATGGTGGCTGAGTGGACGTTGACTCTCTCACCAAGCAGGCTACACTCCAGATGTCTGCTGGTGGGCCGTAGTCAGAGCCCAGTAGAACCTCTAGTGAGCGGTACTGACAGGTCTGGATCTCCTCACAGAAATGCTTGTACTGGAATGTCACACAGAGCAAAGGCACAGAGTAAAATACAGTTCTGATCCCAGCGCAGTATTCCACAATAGTCCCTCTTATTTTGcaatcactccagtattaatctgcaaaattgtaattatccacctacctcctcatgccttttgcacacaatgtatatagactatttttttatttctactgtattattgacttgtttattgtttattccatgtgtaactctgtgttgttgtctgttcacactgctttgctttatcttggccaggtcgcagttgtaaatgagaacttgttctcaactagcctgcctggttaaataaaggtgttctcaactagcctacctggttaaataaaggtgttctcaactagcctacctggttaaataaaggtgttctcaactagcctacctggttaaataaaggtgttctcaactagcctacctggttaaataaaggtgttctcaactagcctacctggttaaataaaggtgttctcaactagcctacctggttaaataaaggtgttctcaactagcctacctggttaaataaaggtgttctcaactagcctacctggttaaataaaggtgttctcaactagcctacctggttaaataaaggtgttctcaactagcctacctggttaaataaaggtgttctcaactagcctacctggttaaataaaggtgttctcaactagcctacctggttaaataaaggtgttctcaactagcctacctggttaaataaaggtgttctcaactagcctacctggttaaataaaggtgttctcaactagcctacctggttaaataaaggtgttctcaactagcctacctggttaaataaaggtgttctcaactagcctacctggttaaataaaggtgttctcaactagcctacctggttaaataaaggtgttctcaactagcctacctggttaaataaaggtgttctcaactagcctacctggttaaataaaggtgttctcaactagcctacctggttaaataaaggtgttctcaactagccaacctggttaaataaaggtgttctcaactagcctacctggttaaataaaggtgttctcaactagcctacctggttaaataaaggtgttctcaactagcctacctggttaaataaaggtgttctcaactagcctacctggttaaataaaggtgttctcaactagccaacctggttaaataaaggtgttctcaactagcctacctggttaaataaaggtgttctcaactagcctacctggttaaataaaggtgttctcaactagcctacctggttaaataaaggtgttctcaactagcctacctggttaaataaaggtgttctcaactagcctacctggttaaataaaggtgttctcaactagcctacctggttaaataaaggtgaaataaataaataaaaaataaataaaaaaccaaCTACTGAGTATGGATGGAGGTTCAGCAATGGCAACGGTTCATAAAGATGTTGGAAATCAGTATGACGTCATAGTTTTAGCACTATCCACACTATCCACAGAGTTTTTAAACTATTGCGCGCAACATGGTTCAATGCGCCAGTAAATCAGCACAATCAAATCTTTCAGTTTTTCAATTTGGCCTCGTCTTGGAGCTAAAGTTGAAATCATGCATACTGTGCTAATGACGATTTAAAAAACAGAGTAATGAAGATCAATGTAAAATACggcaaactttaaaaaaaaacgtatttgtgATAAATGCATGGGGCCCCTCAATTTTATGCACCTCCGCTATTGCTGACTGACTGATCAATACCCACCACCCAACAGGAGCTTCCCAGGTCAGCAATCTTTACTGTGACGTCCTCCAGACTGATGGGAGTCACCAGGTCCTTCTCTGGATAGACAGTAAGAGATGAACAACAAACAGTAGAGGGTTATGATCTGATTGAAACACTTCAACAGCATACTGGACACAGTCAATCTGAAGTGACAAACAGGCAGAATACACATTACATCTCAATCTAAAGGTGACAAAGAAACAGAATGCTAGCCTTCAGTAAAGTGTCATGTGCAGTAAACAGATGTATCATCTGGTGCActcagtgatgacatcacagagttCTAGAAAATCTGTAGCTGAACAGTCACATGACTACAGAGTTCTAGAATATCTGTAGCTGAACAGTCATGACTATAAAGAGTTCTAGAGTAACTGTAGATGAACAGTCACATGACCTTACAGAGTTTTAGAATATCTCTAGCTGATTAGTCACATGACCTTACAGAGTTCTAGAGTATCTGTACATGAACAGTCATGACCTTACATAGTTCTAGAACATCTGTAGCTTAACAGTCAAATGACATTACATAGTTCTAGAACATCTGCAGCTTAACAGTCAATGCCTTACTGAGTTCTAGAACATCTGTAGCTGAACAGTCACGTGACTTTACAGAGTTCTAGAATATCTGTAGCTGAACAGTCATGACTACACAGAGTTATAGAGTAACTGTAGATGAACAGTCACATGACTTTACAGAGTTCTAGAACATCTGTAGCTGAATAGTCATGACCTTACAGAGGTCTAGAATATCTGTAGCTGAACAGTTCTATGACCTTACAGAGTTCTAGAATATATGTAGCTGAACAGTCACTTGACCTTACAGAGTTCTAGAATATCTCTAGCTGATTAGTCACATTACCTTACAGAGTTCTAGAATATCTCTAGCTGAATAGTCATGACCTTACAGAGTTCTAGAATATCTGTAGCTGTACAGTCATGCCATTAGAGTCCTAGAATATCTGCAGCTGAACAGTCACATGACCTTACAGAGTTCTAGAACACCTGTAGCTGAACAGTTATATGACCTTACAGAGTTCTAGAATATCTTTAGCTGAACAGTACTCAGTCATATGACCTTACATAATTCCAGAACATGTGTAGCTAAATAGTTATATGACCTTATGGAATTCTAGAACCTCTGTAGCAAAGCAGTCATATGACCTTACAGAATTCTGGATCATCTGTAGCAAAACAGTCATTTGACCTTACAGAGCCGCTTATATTTAATAAAGTCACCTTGTACGATGGAGATTTACATGCATAGCAAAACGTCACGTCAGGGTAAACCTACTCGAATCACAGCCCTTAATTTAAATGTTCCTAAAATCTcccatgggaaaaatgaatggtggaaaaacgattggaactattcccctgtttgaccgctaggtttgatgggtattatgacacctccactgcaGGGTTCTATTATGTAGCTGAACAGTG contains:
- the LOC118965941 gene encoding cytochrome P450 2K1-like; its protein translation is MRRFALTNLRDFGMGKKASEEKIIEEVHYLIEVFEEHKGKAFDTTQAMNYAVSNIICSIVYGSRFDYSDPRFRRSVDQANESIRLGGSISIQLYNMFPWLGPLLKNKTLILKNIADNKGEMKELVRGLKETLNPQMCRGFVDSFLVRKQTLEESGNMNSHYHTENLIQTVANLFAAGTDTTGTTLRWGLLLMAKYPDIQDRVQEEISRVIGSRQALVEDRKNLPYTDAVIHETQRLANIVPMSIPHTTSQDVTFQGYFIKKGTDGVSRRESGQDGALPFLLSSCCLPHLPLPGRRVCLGESLARMELFLFFTSLLQHFCFSPPPGVREEDLDLTPSLGFTLSPSPHQLCAVSRV